A stretch of Sphingomonas sp. JUb134 DNA encodes these proteins:
- a CDS encoding Gfo/Idh/MocA family protein, whose amino-acid sequence MTTALESHDITGEAAEAGAGTIRIALAGIGKIARDQHIPHLAANKRFSVVAAVTGHTPPEGVPGFRTITEMMQAVPDVQAISICTPPRGRLALIEEALEHGLDVMIEKPPAATLSEAEDFVRLAREAGRVLFTTWHSREAAGVEPARAWLAEREIRRVEVNWKEDVRVWHPGQAWIWEPGIGVFDPGINALSVITQILPRPLLLQDAALRFPSNRPAPIAADLSFTDTAGVPVDVFFDFDQRGPQTWDVDVETDGGHLKLSMGASKMFVDGVEQDVGDEPEYARLYRRFADLLDRRESDVDLSPFRHVADAFLIGRRSEVGAFEE is encoded by the coding sequence TTGACTACGGCTTTGGAATCCCACGACATCACCGGTGAAGCTGCCGAGGCTGGCGCGGGCACGATCCGCATCGCACTGGCGGGCATCGGCAAGATCGCGCGCGACCAGCATATCCCGCATCTCGCCGCCAACAAGCGCTTCTCGGTGGTCGCAGCCGTGACCGGCCACACCCCGCCCGAAGGCGTGCCGGGCTTCCGCACCATCACCGAGATGATGCAGGCGGTGCCCGACGTGCAGGCGATCTCGATCTGCACGCCCCCGCGCGGCCGCCTCGCGCTGATCGAGGAAGCGCTGGAACACGGCCTCGACGTGATGATCGAGAAGCCGCCGGCCGCCACCCTGTCGGAAGCCGAGGATTTCGTGCGCCTGGCGCGCGAGGCCGGCCGCGTGCTCTTCACGACCTGGCATTCGCGCGAGGCCGCGGGCGTCGAGCCGGCGCGGGCCTGGCTCGCCGAGCGCGAGATCCGCCGCGTCGAGGTCAACTGGAAGGAGGACGTGCGCGTCTGGCATCCGGGTCAGGCCTGGATCTGGGAGCCGGGCATCGGCGTGTTCGATCCGGGCATCAACGCGCTGTCGGTGATCACGCAGATCCTGCCGCGCCCCCTGCTGCTGCAGGATGCGGCATTGCGCTTCCCGTCCAACCGCCCGGCGCCGATCGCGGCCGACCTGTCGTTCACCGACACCGCGGGCGTTCCGGTCGACGTGTTCTTCGACTTCGACCAGCGCGGGCCGCAGACCTGGGACGTGGACGTGGAGACCGACGGCGGTCACCTGAAGCTGTCGATGGGCGCGTCCAAGATGTTCGTCGACGGCGTCGAGCAGGACGTGGGCGACGAGCCCGAATACGCCCGCCTCTATCGCCGCTTCGCCGACCTGCTCGATCGCCGCGAGAGCGACGTCGACCTGTCGCCGTTCCGCCACGTGGCCGACGCGTTCCTGATCGGCCGCCGCAGCGAAGTGGGTGCGTTCGAGGAATAA
- a CDS encoding acyl-CoA carboxylase subunit beta has product MREQVQELERRRAAARAGGGEKRVAAQHAKGKLTARERLDVLLDPGSFEELDMFVEHNCVDFGMADQVIPGDGVVTGSGTINGRLVFVFSQDFTVFGGSLSERHAAKICKVMDMAMKVGAPVIGLNDSGGARIQEGVASLGGYAEVFQRNVLASGVVPQLSLIMGPCAGGAVYSPAMTDFIFMVKDSSYMFVTGPDVVKTVTNEVVTQEELGGAVTHTTRSSVADVAFENDIEALLAARDFIDLLPASNRVEAPERPTEDPWDRIEDSLDTLVPPSANQPYDMHELIRKVVDEGDFFEVQPAHAANILTGFGRIEGRTVGFVANQPTVLAGVLDINASKKAARFVRFCDAFEIPIVTFVDVPGFLPGVAQEHNGIIKHGAKLLFAYAEATVPKITVITRKAYGGAYDVMASKHLRGDLNYAWPTAEIAVMGAKGAVEIIFRGRTPEEIAERTAEYEARFANPFVAASKGFIDEVIQPHATRRRIALGLRKLRGKQLENPWKKHDNIPL; this is encoded by the coding sequence TTGCGCGAACAGGTGCAGGAGCTGGAACGGCGGCGTGCGGCCGCGCGTGCCGGCGGCGGCGAGAAGCGGGTGGCCGCGCAGCATGCCAAGGGCAAGCTGACCGCGCGGGAGCGGCTCGACGTGCTGCTCGACCCCGGCAGTTTCGAAGAGCTCGACATGTTCGTCGAGCACAATTGCGTCGATTTCGGCATGGCGGATCAGGTGATCCCCGGCGACGGCGTGGTGACCGGATCGGGCACCATCAACGGCCGACTGGTGTTCGTCTTCAGCCAAGATTTCACGGTGTTCGGCGGCTCATTATCCGAGCGCCATGCCGCCAAGATCTGCAAGGTCATGGACATGGCGATGAAGGTCGGCGCGCCCGTGATCGGCCTGAACGACTCCGGCGGTGCCCGCATCCAGGAGGGGGTGGCCTCGCTCGGCGGCTATGCCGAGGTGTTCCAGAGGAACGTGCTCGCGTCGGGCGTGGTGCCGCAGCTGAGCCTCATCATGGGCCCGTGCGCGGGCGGCGCAGTCTATTCGCCGGCGATGACCGACTTCATCTTCATGGTGAAGGATTCGAGCTACATGTTCGTGACCGGCCCCGACGTGGTGAAGACCGTCACCAACGAAGTGGTCACCCAAGAGGAACTGGGCGGCGCCGTCACCCACACGACGCGCTCGTCGGTGGCGGACGTGGCGTTCGAGAACGACATCGAGGCGCTGCTGGCGGCGCGCGACTTCATCGACCTCTTGCCCGCGTCCAACCGCGTCGAGGCGCCCGAGCGGCCCACGGAAGACCCGTGGGATCGCATCGAGGACAGCCTCGACACGCTGGTGCCGCCGTCGGCCAACCAGCCCTACGACATGCACGAACTGATCCGGAAGGTGGTCGACGAAGGCGACTTCTTCGAGGTGCAGCCCGCGCACGCCGCCAACATCCTGACCGGCTTCGGCCGGATCGAGGGGCGGACGGTGGGCTTCGTCGCCAACCAGCCGACCGTGCTGGCGGGGGTGCTCGACATCAACGCGTCCAAGAAGGCGGCGCGGTTCGTGCGCTTCTGCGACGCGTTCGAGATCCCGATCGTCACCTTCGTGGACGTGCCGGGTTTCCTTCCCGGTGTGGCGCAGGAGCACAACGGCATCATCAAGCACGGCGCCAAGCTCTTGTTCGCCTATGCCGAGGCGACCGTGCCCAAGATCACCGTCATCACCCGCAAGGCCTATGGCGGCGCCTATGACGTGATGGCGTCCAAGCACCTGCGCGGCGACCTCAACTATGCCTGGCCGACGGCCGAGATCGCGGTGATGGGGGCCAAGGGTGCGGTGGAGATCATCTTCCGCGGCCGAACGCCGGAGGAGATCGCCGAGCGCACCGCGGAGTATGAGGCGCGCTTCGCCAACCCGTTCGTGGCGGCGTCCAAGGGCTTCATCGACGAGGTGATCCAGCCCCACGCCACCCGCCGCCGCATTGCGCTCGGCCTGCGCAAGCTGCGGGGCAAGCAGCTGGAGAACCCCTGGAAGAAGCATGACAACATCCCGCTCTAG
- a CDS encoding energy transducer TonB, giving the protein MRQGYHQEGRHRIASALAVLLLHAGLGIALVTALGVTPEVKFDDGLLTFDLPAPAPPPSPTVQPVPQPERKSGTAAPANRHARPVELVAPPVPLLVPPPIVAAPIAGPGPDPAAGAAPLAGPGTGAGGVGQGTGSGTSGNGTGSGGGSPARLLRGAIRDSDYPRAARRARVEGSVTVGFTVDAAGRATGCAVTRSSGSAELDATTCRLIEARYRYAPARAPNGRPIEEMRGWRQDWWLEPRR; this is encoded by the coding sequence ATGCGGCAGGGCTATCATCAGGAAGGGCGGCACCGGATCGCCTCCGCGCTTGCCGTCCTGCTGCTGCACGCGGGACTGGGCATCGCGCTGGTGACGGCGCTCGGCGTCACGCCCGAAGTGAAGTTCGACGACGGGCTGCTGACGTTCGACCTGCCCGCACCTGCCCCGCCACCCTCGCCCACCGTCCAGCCGGTGCCCCAGCCTGAGCGGAAAAGCGGCACGGCGGCGCCTGCGAACCGGCACGCGCGCCCCGTCGAACTGGTGGCACCACCCGTGCCGCTCCTGGTGCCGCCGCCGATTGTCGCCGCCCCGATCGCCGGCCCCGGCCCGGATCCCGCCGCGGGCGCGGCACCGCTCGCTGGCCCGGGGACCGGCGCAGGCGGCGTGGGCCAGGGCACCGGCAGCGGCACCTCCGGCAACGGAACGGGGAGCGGTGGCGGCAGTCCTGCCCGGCTGCTGCGCGGCGCGATCCGCGATTCCGATTATCCGCGCGCTGCCCGGCGGGCGCGGGTGGAGGGCAGCGTCACGGTGGGCTTCACGGTCGACGCCGCCGGCCGCGCCACCGGCTGTGCCGTGACCCGTTCGAGCGGCTCGGCCGAGCTGGACGCCACCACCTGCCGGCTGATCGAGGCTCGCTACCGCTATGCCCCTGCCCGCGCCCCCAACGGCCGGCCGATCGAGGAGATGCGTGGCTGGCGTCAGGACTGGTGGCTGGAGCCGCGTCGCTGA
- a CDS encoding DUF885 domain-containing protein encodes MQRRDFMVGGAAVALAGAVPARAAFAAGNADADFRAMLDRFFYARLDESPEQATRLGLDTGARARLKSQLDDESAAGQARALARTRRELAELQRVKTADLSPASKLDHEIVEYQLTRAIAGAERFTYGSSLGRFAPYVLSQLSGPYRDVPDFLESQARVRDAAEADAYLARLEAFPKAIDDSSERQRRDAARGVFAPDYILDTTLKQLASAREKPADQTVMVASFAAKLKAAGLPADRVARATAIVEQKVFPALDRQRALVTELRAKAVHDAGCWRLPDGDAYYAAAAEAATTVAMTGDEIHRLGLEQVAEIGGRIDAILKTQGMTQGSVGERLVALNKRPDQLFPNTDPGREALLAQLNTQIQAMHARLPEAFATLPKAPVEVRRVPPTIQAGAPGGYYQNASLDGSRPAIYYINLRDTFDRPKFGLATLTHHEAVPGHHLQVSLALESTQIPLIRRRGFFSGYSEGWALYSEQLADEMGMYGGDPLGQVGYLQSLLFRATRLVVDSGMHAKRWSREKATDYLIATTGIARGRSQGEIDRYTVWPGQACSYKIGHTVWTRLRAEAQRNPKFDLKQFHAVLLDGAMPLAVLERVVRERWAAA; translated from the coding sequence GTGCAGCGTCGTGATTTTATGGTGGGTGGAGCTGCCGTCGCACTCGCCGGTGCCGTTCCGGCACGCGCAGCCTTTGCCGCGGGGAACGCCGACGCGGACTTCCGCGCAATGCTCGACCGCTTCTTCTACGCCCGGCTGGATGAATCCCCGGAGCAAGCGACCCGGCTCGGCCTCGACACCGGCGCGCGCGCACGCCTGAAGTCGCAGCTCGACGACGAATCCGCCGCGGGCCAGGCGCGTGCGCTCGCCCGCACCCGGCGCGAGCTTGCCGAGCTCCAGCGGGTCAAGACTGCCGACCTGTCCCCCGCTTCCAAGCTCGACCACGAGATCGTGGAATATCAGCTGACCCGTGCGATCGCGGGTGCGGAGCGCTTCACCTATGGCAGCAGCCTGGGCCGGTTCGCTCCCTATGTGCTGAGCCAGCTGAGCGGCCCCTATCGCGACGTGCCGGACTTCCTGGAGTCGCAGGCGCGGGTGCGCGACGCGGCAGAGGCAGACGCCTATCTCGCCCGGCTGGAGGCCTTTCCCAAGGCGATCGACGACAGCAGCGAGCGGCAGCGCCGCGATGCCGCGCGCGGCGTCTTCGCCCCCGACTACATCCTCGACACCACGCTCAAGCAGCTGGCGAGCGCGCGGGAAAAGCCGGCCGACCAGACGGTGATGGTGGCCAGCTTCGCCGCCAAGCTGAAGGCGGCAGGATTGCCAGCAGACCGCGTCGCCCGTGCGACGGCGATCGTCGAGCAGAAGGTGTTCCCGGCGCTCGATCGCCAGCGCGCGCTGGTGACGGAGCTGCGCGCCAAGGCGGTCCACGACGCCGGCTGCTGGCGTCTGCCCGACGGCGACGCCTATTATGCCGCGGCGGCCGAGGCGGCGACCACGGTTGCGATGACGGGCGACGAGATCCACCGGCTCGGCCTTGAGCAGGTGGCGGAGATCGGCGGACGCATCGACGCGATCCTGAAGACGCAGGGCATGACCCAGGGCAGCGTGGGCGAGCGGCTGGTGGCGCTCAACAAGCGCCCGGACCAGCTGTTCCCCAACACCGATCCGGGCCGAGAAGCGCTGCTCGCCCAGTTGAACACGCAGATCCAGGCGATGCACGCGCGCCTGCCCGAGGCGTTCGCGACCCTGCCCAAGGCGCCCGTCGAAGTGCGGCGTGTCCCCCCGACGATCCAGGCGGGTGCGCCCGGCGGCTATTACCAGAACGCCTCGCTCGATGGCTCGCGCCCGGCGATCTACTACATCAACCTGCGCGACACCTTTGACCGGCCGAAGTTCGGGCTCGCCACCCTGACGCATCACGAGGCGGTGCCCGGTCACCACCTCCAGGTCAGCCTCGCGCTGGAGAGCACGCAGATCCCGCTTATCCGCAGGCGGGGGTTCTTCAGCGGCTATTCGGAAGGCTGGGCGCTCTATTCCGAGCAGCTGGCGGACGAAATGGGGATGTACGGAGGCGATCCGCTCGGCCAGGTCGGCTATCTCCAGTCGCTGCTGTTCCGCGCCACGAGGCTGGTGGTGGACAGCGGCATGCACGCCAAGCGGTGGAGCCGCGAAAAGGCGACCGACTATCTGATCGCGACCACCGGCATTGCGCGCGGCCGCAGCCAGGGCGAGATCGACCGGTACACCGTCTGGCCGGGCCAGGCGTGCAGCTACAAGATCGGCCACACCGTGTGGACGCGCCTGCGCGCCGAGGCGCAGAGGAACCCGAAGTTCGACCTCAAGCAGTTCCACGCCGTGCTGCTGGACGGCGCAATGCCGCTCGCAGTGCTGGAACGCGTCGTGCGGGAGCGCTGGGCGGCGGCGTGA
- the mce gene encoding methylmalonyl-CoA epimerase yields MLGRLNHVGVATPSIAQSAERYRLLFGDAAVGEAFDLPAQGVRVCFVDVPNTQVELIEPLGADSPIHGFLAKNPAGGQHHLCYEVPDIHAAKAWFEARGMRVLGEPRIGAHGTPIFFVHPKDMGGVLTEIMESPRGEH; encoded by the coding sequence ATGCTAGGACGTCTGAACCATGTCGGCGTCGCCACCCCCTCGATCGCGCAATCGGCGGAGCGCTATCGCCTGCTGTTCGGCGATGCCGCGGTCGGGGAAGCCTTCGACCTTCCCGCACAGGGCGTGCGCGTCTGCTTCGTGGATGTGCCGAATACCCAGGTCGAGCTGATCGAGCCGTTGGGTGCGGACTCGCCGATCCACGGCTTCCTCGCGAAGAACCCGGCCGGCGGCCAGCATCACCTCTGCTACGAGGTGCCCGATATCCACGCCGCCAAGGCGTGGTTCGAGGCGCGGGGCATGCGGGTGCTGGGCGAGCCGCGCATCGGCGCCCACGGGACGCCGATCTTCTTCGTCCACCCCAAGGACATGGGTGGCGTGCTGACCGAAATCATGGAGAGCCCCCGTGGCGAACATTGA
- the topA gene encoding type I DNA topoisomerase has product MQLVIVESPAKAKTIEKYLGKDYRVLASYGHVRDLPAKDGSVDPDEGFAMEWETYADKSRQLKAIADEAKKADRLILATDPDREGEAISWHVQEVLAKKKALPKEVERVTFNAITKPAILAAMKAPRGLDTDLIDAYRARRALDYLVGFTLSPVLWRKLPGAKSAGRVQSVALRLIVEREREIEGFTAQEYWSVVAQMEQDGQPFEARLVKFDGKKLDRLSLGDQGSAFAAKEAVEAARLSVVSVETKPATRNPPPPFTTSTLQQEAARKLGFSASHTMRIAQSLYEDGAITYMRTDGVQMDGSAIDAARGAIANRYDASYVPDKPRQYQTKAKNAQEAHEAIRPTDFSKDRAGAGDHGRLYDLIWKRALASQMASARLERTAVELEDGTGRLGLRATGQVVLFPGYLALYEEGRDDAGDEDSRRLPLLRDGDAPAKKGVTAEQHFTQPPPRFSEASLVKRLEELGIGRPSTYASIIQVLKDRAYVRVEKNRFFAEESGRLLTAFLERFFEKYVGYDFTAGLEEELDDVSGGRAEWQAVLEAFWRDFKPRTAEVMEQQPSAITAELDKFLEAYLFPAKADGSDPRLCPNCGEGRLALRGGKFGAFVACSNYPECKYTRRFGQPGGEGAEETGPEGLGKDPETGLEVERKSGRFGPYIQLGEGKEAKRASIPKDLPGGELTLEWALKLLSLPRVIGTHPETGEPIEAAIGRYGPYLKHAGKYARLQTTADVFETGMNAAVVKLAEAAAGRPARGAAREPLRVLGAHPRTEAEIKLMEGRYGPYVTDGTTNATLPKTVAPEALTLEEAAQLIDARAAAAPAKKGRKAPAKKAAAKKPAAEKKPAAKKAPAKKAPAKKAAKAEG; this is encoded by the coding sequence ATGCAGCTTGTCATCGTAGAATCGCCGGCCAAGGCGAAGACCATCGAGAAGTATCTCGGCAAGGACTATCGCGTCCTCGCCTCCTACGGCCATGTCCGCGACCTGCCGGCCAAGGACGGATCGGTCGATCCGGACGAGGGCTTCGCGATGGAGTGGGAGACCTATGCCGACAAGTCGCGGCAGCTGAAGGCGATCGCGGACGAGGCCAAGAAGGCCGACCGCCTGATCCTCGCCACCGACCCTGATCGCGAGGGCGAGGCGATCTCGTGGCACGTGCAGGAGGTGCTGGCCAAGAAGAAGGCGCTGCCCAAGGAGGTCGAGCGGGTCACCTTCAACGCAATCACCAAGCCGGCGATCCTGGCGGCGATGAAGGCGCCGCGCGGGCTCGATACCGACCTGATCGACGCCTATCGTGCCCGCCGCGCGCTCGACTATCTGGTCGGCTTCACCCTGTCGCCGGTGCTGTGGCGCAAGCTGCCCGGCGCCAAGTCGGCCGGCCGTGTCCAGTCGGTGGCGCTGCGCCTGATCGTGGAGCGCGAGCGCGAGATCGAAGGCTTCACCGCCCAGGAATATTGGTCGGTCGTCGCGCAGATGGAGCAGGACGGCCAGCCGTTCGAGGCGCGGCTCGTCAAGTTCGACGGCAAGAAGCTCGACCGGCTGTCGCTGGGCGACCAGGGCTCCGCGTTCGCCGCCAAGGAAGCGGTCGAGGCGGCGCGCCTGTCGGTGGTCTCGGTCGAGACCAAGCCTGCCACCCGCAATCCGCCGCCACCGTTCACCACTTCCACGCTCCAGCAGGAGGCGGCGCGCAAGCTCGGCTTCTCCGCCAGCCACACGATGCGCATCGCCCAGTCGCTCTATGAGGACGGCGCGATCACCTATATGCGTACCGACGGCGTGCAGATGGACGGCTCCGCCATCGATGCCGCCCGCGGCGCGATCGCAAACCGCTACGACGCCAGCTACGTCCCCGACAAGCCGCGCCAGTATCAGACCAAGGCCAAGAACGCGCAGGAAGCGCACGAGGCGATCCGCCCGACCGACTTCTCCAAGGATCGCGCCGGTGCGGGCGACCACGGCCGCCTCTACGACCTGATCTGGAAGCGCGCGCTCGCCAGCCAGATGGCTTCCGCGCGCTTGGAGCGCACCGCGGTGGAGCTGGAGGACGGCACCGGCCGCCTCGGTCTACGCGCCACCGGCCAAGTCGTCCTCTTCCCCGGCTATCTCGCGCTCTATGAGGAAGGCCGCGACGATGCGGGCGACGAGGATTCGCGCCGCTTGCCGCTGCTGCGCGACGGCGATGCGCCCGCCAAGAAGGGCGTGACTGCCGAGCAGCACTTCACCCAGCCGCCGCCGCGCTTCTCCGAAGCCTCGCTGGTGAAGCGGCTGGAGGAACTCGGCATCGGGCGTCCGTCGACCTATGCGTCGATCATCCAGGTGCTCAAGGACCGCGCCTATGTGCGCGTGGAGAAGAACCGCTTCTTCGCCGAAGAGAGCGGGCGCCTGCTGACCGCGTTCCTGGAACGCTTCTTCGAGAAATATGTCGGCTACGACTTCACCGCCGGGCTGGAGGAGGAACTCGACGACGTCTCGGGCGGCCGTGCCGAATGGCAGGCGGTGCTGGAGGCCTTCTGGCGCGACTTCAAGCCGCGCACCGCCGAGGTGATGGAGCAGCAGCCCTCCGCAATCACCGCAGAGCTCGACAAGTTCCTGGAAGCCTATCTCTTCCCGGCCAAGGCCGACGGCAGCGATCCGCGCCTGTGTCCGAACTGCGGCGAGGGGCGGCTGGCGCTGCGCGGCGGCAAGTTCGGTGCGTTTGTCGCCTGCTCCAACTATCCCGAGTGCAAATACACCCGCCGCTTCGGCCAGCCGGGCGGCGAGGGCGCGGAGGAGACGGGTCCGGAAGGGCTGGGCAAGGATCCGGAGACGGGCCTGGAGGTCGAGCGCAAGTCCGGCCGCTTCGGGCCGTACATCCAGCTGGGCGAGGGCAAGGAGGCCAAGCGCGCCTCGATCCCCAAGGACCTGCCGGGCGGCGAGCTGACGCTGGAATGGGCGCTGAAGCTGCTGAGCCTGCCGCGCGTCATCGGCACTCATCCGGAAACGGGCGAGCCGATCGAGGCGGCGATCGGGCGCTATGGGCCGTATCTGAAGCACGCGGGCAAGTACGCGCGGCTGCAGACCACGGCGGACGTGTTCGAGACGGGCATGAACGCCGCAGTGGTGAAGCTTGCGGAAGCCGCTGCGGGTCGTCCGGCGCGCGGCGCTGCGCGCGAGCCGCTGCGGGTGTTGGGTGCGCATCCGCGTACCGAGGCGGAGATCAAGCTGATGGAGGGCCGCTACGGGCCCTATGTCACCGACGGCACTACCAACGCCACGCTCCCGAAGACGGTCGCGCCCGAGGCGCTGACGCTGGAGGAAGCCGCGCAGCTGATCGACGCCCGCGCCGCCGCGGCGCCGGCCAAGAAGGGCCGCAAGGCACCCGCCAAGAAGGCGGCGGCGAAGAAGCCCGCGGCCGAGAAGAAGCCGGCCGCAAAGAAGGCACCGGCCAAGAAGGCGCCCGCCAAGAAGGCGGCGAAGGCCGAAGGCTGA
- a CDS encoding GlxA family transcriptional regulator translates to MHIVAEVGLVLYPDCQLSAIYGLTDLFRIASDIAARSGASNPRAIRVSHWSQDGDAIVCTYDSAPRSQHALSHLITPPSIVLPDRMQPMRSLADWMATLHRGGATLCSVCAGAFVLAETGLLQGREATTHWAFAETLASRFPAVRVDADRMLIDDGDIITAGGILAWTDLGLTLVERLLGPSVMLDTARFLLVDPPGRAQRPYGQFVPRLDHGDAAILAVQHWLQATGAKEHGVPMLAARARLEERTFLRRFKNATGLRPTEYAQQIRVAKAREALERTRKPVEQIAWQVGYGDPSTFRKLFQRVTGLAPNEYRRRFGVVGGAEGPGPAQRLDSALLPA, encoded by the coding sequence ATGCACATCGTCGCGGAGGTCGGGCTCGTCCTCTATCCCGACTGCCAGCTGTCCGCGATCTATGGCCTGACGGACCTGTTCCGGATCGCGAGCGACATCGCGGCGCGTTCGGGCGCCTCGAACCCTCGGGCGATCCGGGTGAGCCACTGGAGCCAGGATGGCGATGCGATCGTCTGCACCTATGACAGCGCACCCCGTTCCCAGCATGCGCTCAGCCACCTCATCACGCCCCCCAGCATCGTCCTGCCGGACCGGATGCAGCCCATGCGCAGCCTCGCCGACTGGATGGCCACGCTTCATCGGGGCGGAGCGACCCTGTGCTCGGTCTGCGCGGGGGCGTTCGTGCTGGCCGAAACCGGCCTGCTGCAAGGGCGCGAGGCGACCACCCATTGGGCGTTCGCCGAAACGCTCGCGTCGCGTTTCCCCGCCGTCCGCGTCGATGCGGATCGCATGCTGATCGACGACGGCGACATCATCACCGCGGGCGGCATCCTTGCCTGGACGGATCTTGGCCTCACGCTGGTCGAGCGCCTGCTGGGTCCCAGCGTCATGCTCGACACCGCGCGCTTCCTGCTGGTCGATCCGCCGGGTCGTGCGCAGCGCCCCTATGGCCAGTTCGTCCCGCGGCTCGATCATGGGGATGCGGCGATCCTGGCCGTGCAGCATTGGCTGCAGGCGACGGGGGCGAAGGAGCATGGCGTGCCGATGCTCGCCGCCAGGGCAAGGCTCGAGGAGCGTACGTTTCTTCGGCGCTTCAAGAACGCAACGGGCTTGCGCCCGACCGAATATGCCCAGCAGATCCGCGTGGCCAAGGCGCGGGAGGCGCTGGAACGGACGCGCAAGCCCGTGGAGCAGATCGCCTGGCAGGTCGGCTACGGCGACCCTTCGACCTTCCGCAAGCTGTTCCAGCGCGTGACGGGCCTCGCCCCGAACGAATACCGGCGGCGGTTCGGCGTCGTGGGCGGGGCGGAAGGTCCCGGTCCGGCGCAGCGGCTGGACAGCGCCCTGCTGCCTGCCTAG